From one Streptomyces sp. Q6 genomic stretch:
- a CDS encoding MHYT domain-containing protein, which yields MGHLDHAAFGWLTPVLSYAMACIGAALGLRCTVRALAATGRTRRNWLLTAASALGTGIWTMHFVAMLGFGVTGTEIRYNVPLTILSLVVAVVVVGAGVFAVGYGRDRGRALALGGLTTGLGVASMHYLGMAALRLHGQVHYDPVLVALSVVIAVVAATAALWAGLNIKSPIAVAGASLVMGGAVSSMHYTGMIAVSVTVTPSPVTLPGATAMQFIFPLAVGLGSYLFLTSAFVALSPTADEREASASAQQPLESLSR from the coding sequence ATGGGACACCTGGACCACGCCGCCTTCGGCTGGCTTACCCCCGTGCTGTCGTACGCGATGGCCTGCATCGGAGCCGCGCTCGGCCTGCGCTGCACCGTGCGGGCCCTGGCCGCCACGGGGCGCACCCGCCGCAACTGGCTCCTCACCGCCGCTTCCGCCCTCGGCACGGGCATCTGGACGATGCACTTCGTGGCGATGCTCGGCTTCGGCGTCACGGGAACCGAGATCCGCTACAACGTGCCCCTGACCATCCTCAGCCTGGTCGTCGCGGTGGTCGTCGTCGGCGCCGGCGTGTTCGCCGTCGGCTACGGCCGTGATCGTGGTCGCGCACTCGCCCTCGGCGGCCTCACCACCGGCCTCGGCGTCGCCAGCATGCACTACCTCGGCATGGCGGCGCTGCGCCTGCACGGCCAGGTCCACTACGACCCCGTGCTCGTCGCCCTGTCGGTGGTGATCGCCGTCGTCGCGGCGACGGCCGCCCTGTGGGCCGGACTCAACATCAAGTCGCCGATCGCCGTCGCCGGCGCCTCCCTCGTCATGGGCGGCGCCGTCAGCAGCATGCACTACACCGGGATGATCGCGGTCAGCGTGACGGTGACGCCCTCCCCGGTCACCCTGCCGGGTGCGACAGCGATGCAGTTCATCTTCCCGCTCGCCGTAGGACTCGGCTCCTACCTCTTCCTGACCTCGGCGTTCGTCGCACTGTCCCCGACCGCGGACGAGCGGGAGGCCTCCGCGTCGGCCCAGCAGCCACTGGAGAGTCTGTCCCGTTGA
- a CDS encoding DUF742 domain-containing protein — protein MNDDRFAETYRYRDTHADEGDAYRTGDYRGDEEHVSPEDQGSQWFDHEAGPLVRPYAMTGGRTTAGPQGAHFDLIALVSLDTAAPAAHDDTALGPEHRSIIELCRLETQTVAELAAGTDLPVGVVRVLLGDLSELGCVKVSRPVPPAQLPDEKILREVIDGLRAL, from the coding sequence ATGAATGACGACAGGTTCGCAGAAACGTACCGGTACCGGGACACGCACGCTGACGAAGGCGACGCGTACCGGACCGGCGACTACAGAGGCGACGAGGAGCACGTCAGCCCCGAGGACCAGGGCAGCCAGTGGTTCGACCACGAGGCCGGTCCCCTGGTCCGCCCGTACGCGATGACCGGCGGACGCACCACGGCGGGCCCTCAGGGAGCGCACTTCGACCTGATCGCCCTCGTGTCCCTCGACACCGCGGCGCCCGCCGCACACGATGACACCGCCCTGGGCCCCGAGCACCGGTCGATCATCGAACTGTGCCGCCTCGAGACCCAGACGGTCGCCGAACTCGCCGCCGGCACCGACCTGCCCGTGGGCGTGGTCCGGGTGCTGCTCGGCGACCTGTCGGAACTGGGCTGCGTCAAGGTCAGCAGGCCGGTGCCGCCCGCACAGCTACCGGACGAGAAGATCCTGAGAGAAGTCATCGATGGCCTCCGAGCACTCTGA
- a CDS encoding roadblock/LC7 domain-containing protein: MGQSRGLDWLLDDLTQRVEHVRHALVLSNDGLVTGASTGLRREDAEHLAAVSSGLHSLAKGSGRHFGAGGVRQTMVEFDEAVLFVTAAGDGSCLCVLSSAEADIGQIAYEMTLLVNRVGEHLGVGARQPERTSATDL; this comes from the coding sequence ATGGGGCAGAGCAGAGGACTCGACTGGCTGCTGGACGACCTGACGCAGCGCGTCGAGCACGTGCGGCACGCTCTGGTGCTGTCCAACGACGGCCTGGTGACCGGGGCGAGCACGGGCCTGCGCCGCGAGGACGCCGAGCACCTCGCCGCGGTCTCCTCCGGACTGCACAGCCTGGCCAAGGGGTCGGGGCGGCACTTCGGCGCGGGTGGGGTGCGCCAGACGATGGTCGAGTTCGACGAGGCGGTGCTCTTCGTGACCGCGGCGGGCGACGGCAGCTGCCTGTGCGTCCTCAGCTCGGCCGAGGCCGACATCGGCCAGATCGCGTACGAGATGACGCTGCTGGTCAACCGGGTCGGTGAGCACCTCGGCGTCGGAGCCCGCCAGCCGGAGCGCACCTCGGCGACCGACCTCTGA
- a CDS encoding sensor histidine kinase, with protein sequence MRPPRRTPSSGPPQIAESPTRGRRAHAGPPAYEDALDDSAPAGTTPPARAGRRGLRPRTVRAKIVSLLMVPVVSLLALWGYATVSTAQDVARLRQLERVDVAVREPVAAAVTALQEERVAAVDYATDPTPGRGDDLKGLAAVTDRAVERLRLGRHNTVADGADLPHGVAGRLTTFVTGVERLRTVRTAVLERRAGWDTAYGQYTKTLGSAFAVSGSLTGIQDSALGSDARVLLEFGRSAEMLSREDALLSSAHLAGTLDDERLRLFTGAVDTRRTLVDTAATDLRGPERAAWNHLVEGSAYGNVRAVEDRTLIAPPGRKALAAASAGTWDTAHATVRDGMRTIETDAARSAADRADPFGRGLLTPAGAAVLLGLAAVSASLVISVRIGRGLVVELVSLRNTALAIARRKLPQAMRKLRAGEEIDVQAEAPQGPPAEDETGQVSEALTTVHRAALRAAVERAELASGISGVFVNLARRSQVLVHRQLGLLDSMERRADDPNELGDLFRLDHLTTRMRRHAESLIILSGAAPGRAWRMPVPLTNVVRAAVSEIEDYARVEVRQLTDADVMGTAVADLTHLLAELVENAAQFSPPHTKVRISGEPVGNGYAIEIEDRGLGMGKETLADANNRIDHSESLDLFDSDRLGLFVVSRLANRHEIKVHLRTSPYGGTTAVVLLPKALLHKDSAPATPSDEHRPSEEERRYARVPEPEAAHMNGNPVPAPTPRPALAPSRGPDPEEAEHPPGVTALRLRRPPADESDEEPPGDGLPRRVRQANLAPQLRERPETPTSSSRVPEQGDRTPEQVRARMTSFRDGWVRGGGRPPGSDSTEGDRT encoded by the coding sequence ATGCGCCCGCCCCGCAGAACTCCCAGCTCAGGACCACCGCAGATAGCCGAGTCCCCGACACGCGGCCGACGCGCGCACGCGGGTCCGCCCGCCTACGAGGACGCCCTGGACGACTCGGCCCCGGCCGGGACCACGCCACCCGCGCGCGCGGGTCGGCGCGGCCTTCGCCCGCGCACCGTCCGGGCGAAGATCGTCTCGCTCCTCATGGTGCCGGTCGTGTCGCTGCTCGCGCTGTGGGGCTACGCCACCGTGAGCACCGCTCAGGACGTCGCACGGCTGCGGCAGTTGGAGCGCGTCGACGTCGCGGTGCGCGAGCCCGTGGCCGCTGCCGTGACCGCCCTCCAGGAGGAGCGCGTCGCGGCCGTCGACTACGCCACCGATCCCACGCCCGGCCGGGGTGACGACCTCAAAGGGCTCGCCGCCGTCACCGACCGCGCGGTCGAGCGCCTGCGCCTCGGCAGGCACAACACCGTCGCGGACGGCGCGGACCTGCCGCACGGCGTGGCCGGCCGGCTCACCACCTTCGTCACGGGAGTCGAACGACTGCGGACCGTCCGCACAGCCGTTCTGGAACGCCGTGCCGGCTGGGACACCGCCTACGGGCAGTACACGAAGACCCTCGGCAGCGCCTTCGCCGTCAGCGGATCGCTGACCGGCATCCAGGACTCCGCGCTCGGCTCCGACGCGCGCGTGCTGCTGGAGTTCGGCCGCTCCGCGGAGATGCTCTCCCGTGAGGACGCGCTGCTGTCCAGCGCCCATCTCGCGGGGACCCTGGACGACGAGCGGCTGCGCCTGTTCACCGGCGCCGTCGACACCCGCAGGACTCTCGTCGACACGGCCGCCACCGACCTGCGCGGACCCGAACGAGCCGCCTGGAACCACCTCGTGGAGGGGAGCGCGTACGGCAACGTGCGCGCCGTCGAGGACCGGACGCTCATCGCACCACCGGGCCGCAAGGCCCTCGCGGCGGCGTCCGCGGGGACCTGGGACACGGCACACGCGACCGTGCGCGACGGGATGCGCACCATCGAGACGGACGCGGCGCGCAGTGCCGCGGACCGCGCCGACCCGTTCGGCCGCGGGCTGCTCACCCCCGCGGGAGCGGCCGTCCTGCTCGGCCTCGCCGCCGTGTCCGCCTCGCTGGTGATCTCCGTCCGCATCGGGCGCGGCCTCGTCGTCGAACTCGTCAGTCTGCGCAACACCGCCCTGGCGATCGCTCGCCGCAAACTTCCGCAGGCCATGCGGAAGTTGCGGGCCGGCGAGGAGATCGACGTGCAGGCCGAGGCGCCCCAGGGGCCGCCTGCCGAGGACGAGACGGGACAGGTCTCCGAGGCCCTCACCACGGTGCACCGGGCCGCCCTGCGGGCCGCCGTGGAGCGCGCCGAACTCGCCAGCGGAATCTCCGGCGTCTTCGTCAACCTCGCCCGCCGCAGTCAAGTGCTCGTCCACCGACAGCTCGGCCTCCTTGACAGCATGGAGCGGCGCGCCGACGACCCGAACGAACTGGGGGACCTGTTCCGGCTCGACCACCTCACCACCCGCATGCGGCGCCACGCGGAGAGCCTGATCATCCTCTCCGGAGCCGCACCGGGGCGCGCCTGGCGCATGCCCGTACCGCTCACGAACGTCGTACGGGCCGCGGTCTCCGAGATCGAGGACTACGCGCGCGTGGAGGTACGCCAGCTCACCGACGCCGACGTCATGGGCACCGCGGTCGCCGACCTCACCCACCTGCTCGCCGAACTCGTCGAGAACGCCGCCCAGTTCTCGCCGCCGCACACCAAGGTGCGCATCAGCGGCGAGCCGGTCGGCAACGGCTACGCCATCGAGATCGAGGACCGCGGCCTGGGCATGGGCAAGGAGACCCTCGCCGACGCGAACAACCGCATCGACCACTCCGAGTCCCTCGACCTGTTCGACAGCGACCGGCTCGGCCTCTTCGTGGTGAGCAGGCTCGCCAACCGCCACGAGATCAAGGTGCACCTGCGTACGTCGCCCTACGGAGGCACCACCGCCGTCGTCCTGCTGCCCAAGGCGCTGCTCCACAAGGACAGCGCCCCGGCGACGCCGAGCGACGAGCACCGACCGTCCGAAGAGGAGCGCCGCTACGCGCGCGTGCCCGAGCCCGAAGCAGCGCACATGAACGGCAACCCCGTGCCCGCACCGACACCCCGCCCCGCACTCGCCCCCTCCCGGGGCCCCGACCCCGAGGAGGCGGAGCACCCGCCCGGCGTCACCGCCCTGCGCCTGCGCAGGCCGCCGGCCGACGAGAGCGACGAGGAGCCGCCTGGCGACGGGCTGCCGCGCCGCGTACGCCAGGCCAACCTCGCGCCCCAACTGCGCGAGCGCCCCGAGACACCGACTTCATCCTCGCGCGTCCCGGAGCAGGGCGACCGCACCCCCGAACAGGTCCGGGCCCGTATGACGTCCTTCCGGGACGGCTGGGTCAGAGGCGGCGGACGGCCGCCCGGCAGCGACAGCACTGAAGGAGATCGCACATGA
- a CDS encoding tannase/feruloyl esterase family alpha/beta hydrolase → MRLPRYVPLVATALLALAASGPQAAQADAPSAAHCAHQEHARVPGAEFQRRACLDDLTTAGLAGTAYTDTADQAGLTAQGTHRASGVPGVQIDGYFRDDSRTNTTHGWNHDAQFVLRMPDRWNGGLVVTAAPGNRKQYATDVAIADRVLAQGYAYAATDKGNTGPNFYRDGDRPGDAVAEWNARTTQLTLAAKKAVALRYGHAPRRTYMTGISNAGYLTRWQLENRPELYDGGVDWEGVLWTAEGPNLFTSLPTAVAYGQGGADADDMYAAGFARGSEFLWPYHQKVYWGLTQKAYRAEFDPSYDPACPGASTGSTTDEILAPCASDAAYDYAARPAPVHRAVARVALTGRVGKPLLTLQGDLDTLLPIATDASVYARMTDAQGRGRLHRTYTIQGGTHTDGLYDSHPGLLRPILPCYRDAFDTLTRWVESGTRPPADRTVGRPASGDVVNSCSVRTS, encoded by the coding sequence ATGCGCCTGCCCAGATACGTCCCCCTGGTGGCCACAGCCCTGCTCGCGCTGGCCGCGTCCGGGCCGCAGGCCGCGCAGGCGGACGCTCCGTCCGCCGCGCACTGCGCGCACCAGGAGCACGCGCGCGTGCCGGGCGCCGAGTTCCAGCGGCGGGCCTGCCTGGACGATCTGACGACCGCCGGCCTCGCCGGCACCGCGTACACCGACACCGCGGACCAGGCGGGGCTGACCGCTCAGGGCACCCACCGCGCGTCCGGCGTGCCCGGCGTGCAGATCGACGGCTATTTCCGCGACGACTCGCGCACCAACACCACTCACGGCTGGAACCACGACGCCCAGTTCGTGCTGCGGATGCCCGACCGCTGGAACGGGGGTCTGGTGGTGACCGCGGCGCCGGGCAACCGCAAGCAGTACGCGACCGACGTGGCGATCGCCGACCGGGTCCTCGCCCAGGGATACGCGTACGCCGCCACCGACAAGGGCAACACGGGCCCGAACTTCTACCGTGACGGCGATCGCCCCGGCGACGCCGTCGCCGAGTGGAACGCCCGCACCACGCAGCTCACCCTCGCCGCCAAGAAGGCCGTGGCCCTGCGGTACGGCCATGCGCCCCGGCGGACCTACATGACGGGCATCTCGAACGCGGGCTACTTGACGCGCTGGCAGTTGGAGAACCGTCCGGAGTTGTACGACGGCGGCGTCGACTGGGAGGGCGTGCTGTGGACGGCCGAGGGGCCGAACCTGTTCACTTCCCTGCCGACCGCCGTGGCGTACGGACAGGGCGGCGCCGATGCGGACGACATGTATGCGGCGGGTTTCGCGCGCGGCTCGGAGTTCCTGTGGCCGTATCACCAGAAGGTGTACTGGGGCCTCACGCAGAAGGCGTACCGGGCCGAGTTCGACCCTTCCTATGACCCCGCCTGCCCCGGGGCGTCGACCGGCTCGACGACGGACGAGATTCTCGCCCCCTGCGCCTCGGACGCCGCGTACGACTACGCGGCCCGTCCGGCCCCGGTGCACCGCGCGGTCGCGCGCGTGGCGCTGACCGGGCGCGTCGGCAAGCCGCTGCTCACGCTCCAGGGCGACCTCGACACACTGCTGCCGATCGCCACGGACGCCTCCGTGTACGCCCGGATGACCGATGCCCAGGGGCGCGGCCGCCTGCACCGTACGTACACGATCCAGGGCGGAACACACACCGACGGCCTGTACGACAGCCATCCGGGCCTGCTGCGGCCGATCCTGCCGTGCTACCGGGACGCCTTCGACACGCTCACCCGCTGGGTGGAGAGCGGCACGCGACCGCCCGCGGACCGCACCGTGGGACGGCCCGCGAGCGGCGACGTCGTCAACTCCTGCTCGGTGCGGACTTCTTAG
- a CDS encoding GTP-binding protein, with amino-acid sequence MASEHSEGTADGTAAMALKILVAGGFGVGKTTLVGAVSEIRPLRTEEQLSELGQSVDDTAAVERKTTTTVAMDFGRITIRSGLSLYLFGTPGQDRFWFLWDELSQGSLGAVVLADTRRLEDCFPAVDYFEHRRIPFVVAVNCFTGARAYGAHEVARALDLDRGTPVVLCDARDKDSGKEVLIRLVEYAGRMYTARLLDSVG; translated from the coding sequence ATGGCCTCCGAGCACTCTGAAGGCACCGCCGACGGCACCGCAGCCATGGCGTTGAAGATTCTGGTCGCGGGCGGGTTCGGGGTGGGCAAGACCACCCTGGTCGGCGCCGTCAGCGAGATCCGGCCGCTGCGTACCGAGGAACAGCTCAGCGAGCTGGGCCAGTCCGTGGACGACACGGCCGCCGTGGAACGCAAGACGACCACGACCGTCGCCATGGACTTCGGCCGCATCACCATCAGGTCGGGTCTGTCGCTCTACCTGTTCGGAACACCGGGCCAGGACCGCTTCTGGTTCCTGTGGGACGAACTGTCGCAGGGGTCGCTCGGCGCCGTCGTCCTCGCGGACACCCGACGGCTGGAGGACTGCTTCCCCGCCGTGGACTACTTCGAGCACCGGCGCATCCCGTTCGTCGTGGCGGTCAACTGCTTCACGGGCGCCAGGGCGTACGGAGCGCACGAAGTGGCACGCGCCCTCGACCTCGACCGAGGGACCCCTGTGGTGCTGTGCGACGCCCGCGACAAGGATTCGGGAAAGGAGGTGCTGATCAGGCTGGTCGAGTACGCCGGGCGGATGTACACCGCCCGGCTGCTCGACTCGGTCGGCTGA
- a CDS encoding roadblock/LC7 domain-containing protein codes for MIKEPTTGTAHGSGELDWLLDDLVLRVTELRHAVVLSNDGLAVGASGGLGREDAEHLAAVASGFNSLAKGTGRHFGTGAVRQTMVEMDDGFLFVAAAGDGSCLAVLSTVTADIGLVAYEMARLVKRVGEHLYTPSRFAGHPPTAG; via the coding sequence ATGATCAAGGAACCGACCACGGGCACGGCCCACGGCTCCGGCGAACTCGACTGGCTCCTCGACGACCTGGTGCTGCGCGTGACCGAACTGCGGCACGCCGTCGTCCTGTCCAACGACGGCCTGGCCGTCGGCGCGTCCGGCGGCCTCGGCCGCGAGGACGCCGAGCATCTGGCCGCCGTCGCCTCCGGCTTCAACAGCCTCGCCAAAGGCACCGGGCGGCACTTCGGCACCGGCGCGGTCCGGCAGACCATGGTCGAGATGGACGACGGCTTCCTCTTCGTCGCCGCCGCGGGGGACGGCTCGTGCCTCGCGGTCCTGAGCACCGTCACCGCCGACATCGGACTCGTCGCCTACGAGATGGCCCGCCTGGTGAAGAGGGTCGGTGAGCACCTCTACACGCCGTCGAGGTTCGCCGGGCACCCGCCCACGGCAGGCTGA
- a CDS encoding DUF6397 family protein yields MTRPQGGAARELGLKRGEFELAVRLGRIRTVAAEDGGRRRVPREEIDRIREAEGFPDTLRDQVRVVGTAEGAALMGIAATRFTRLARAGILTPVKFYLNRYRSLVWLYLAQELREFAESEINAPLLTGRAPAKVRARLDAGQDLRPRTWRARHAGCLLGLSRDPWERAAAITTLLDPTQIAELVESPYERGYLHRLRPEESWYGAPGSPTARAVERILIAEDPDEVSWLRANLLLSLAAARRLRPAPRPESPPLAPEPGPHPETATEPATRTDAKPAKLAKPVEPVEPVEPARSLWGRLLGRRG; encoded by the coding sequence ATGACCAGGCCCCAGGGCGGTGCGGCCCGTGAACTGGGTCTCAAGCGGGGCGAGTTCGAGCTGGCCGTGCGGCTGGGCCGCATTCGCACCGTCGCGGCCGAGGACGGCGGCAGGCGCCGCGTCCCGCGTGAGGAGATCGACCGGATCCGCGAGGCCGAAGGCTTCCCGGACACCCTGCGCGACCAGGTGCGGGTGGTCGGCACCGCCGAGGGCGCCGCGCTCATGGGCATCGCGGCGACCCGCTTCACCCGGCTCGCCCGTGCCGGGATACTGACTCCGGTCAAGTTCTATCTGAACCGGTACAGGTCCCTGGTCTGGCTCTATCTCGCCCAGGAACTGCGGGAGTTCGCGGAGTCGGAGATCAACGCCCCGCTCCTGACGGGCCGCGCGCCGGCCAAGGTGCGGGCCCGGCTCGACGCCGGGCAGGACCTGCGTCCACGCACCTGGCGGGCCCGCCACGCCGGCTGCCTGCTCGGGCTCAGTCGCGATCCGTGGGAGCGGGCCGCCGCGATCACCACCCTCCTGGACCCGACACAGATCGCCGAACTCGTCGAGAGCCCTTACGAGCGCGGTTACTTGCACCGGCTGCGACCCGAGGAGTCCTGGTACGGGGCACCCGGCTCACCCACGGCCCGCGCGGTGGAGCGCATCCTGATCGCCGAGGACCCGGACGAGGTCAGCTGGCTGCGGGCGAACCTGCTGCTGAGCCTGGCGGCGGCACGCCGACTGCGCCCGGCACCGCGCCCCGAATCACCCCCACTCGCACCTGAGCCCGGCCCGCACCCCGAAACCGCGACCGAACCGGCCACTCGGACCGACGCCAAACCCGCCAAACTCGCCAAACCCGTCGAACCCGTCGAACCCGTCGAACCCGCGAGGAGCCTGTGGGGCCGCCTGCTCGGCAGACGCGGCTGA
- a CDS encoding alpha/beta hydrolase, with the protein MRQTPFDAQGSHIRWTETAGAEPARVYVHGLGAASTVYHAHIAARPELAGRRTLFVDLPGHGISDRPADFDYTLERHADALAAALDAAGVSGAEIIGHSMGGSVAIVLAHRRSDLVSRLVVTEGNLDPYPGIPAGSSGIASYEEDAYVSGGGHARVLAKVGPLWAATMRLADPLALHRSATGLVRGTEPTMRRMLEDLKVERVYLQGARSGELAGREDLMAAGVHVVEVPDAGHNVMFDNPDAFVAAVAG; encoded by the coding sequence ATGCGGCAGACGCCGTTCGACGCACAGGGGAGCCACATCCGCTGGACCGAGACAGCAGGCGCCGAGCCGGCCCGCGTCTACGTCCACGGCCTGGGCGCGGCCTCGACGGTGTACCACGCGCACATCGCGGCCCGGCCCGAACTGGCCGGTCGCCGCACGCTGTTCGTCGACCTGCCCGGTCACGGCATCAGCGACCGCCCCGCCGACTTCGACTACACCCTGGAGCGTCACGCCGACGCGCTCGCCGCCGCGCTCGACGCGGCGGGGGTGAGCGGGGCGGAGATCATCGGGCACAGCATGGGCGGCTCCGTGGCGATCGTGCTCGCGCACCGCCGGAGCGACCTCGTCTCGCGCCTCGTCGTCACGGAGGGCAACCTCGATCCGTATCCGGGCATCCCTGCGGGCAGCAGCGGAATCGCGTCCTATGAAGAAGACGCCTACGTCTCCGGTGGTGGCCACGCGCGCGTGCTCGCGAAGGTCGGCCCGCTGTGGGCGGCCACCATGCGCCTCGCCGACCCCCTCGCCCTGCACCGCAGCGCGACCGGGCTGGTGCGCGGCACCGAACCCACGATGCGGCGGATGCTGGAGGACCTGAAGGTCGAGCGGGTCTACCTCCAAGGAGCCCGCAGCGGTGAACTCGCGGGGCGGGAGGACCTGATGGCCGCCGGTGTGCACGTAGTCGAGGTGCCCGACGCGGGGCACAACGTCATGTTCGACAACCCGGACGCCTTCGTGGCGGCCGTCGCGGGGTAG
- a CDS encoding PadR family transcriptional regulator, with translation MLELAILGFLYDAPLHGYELRKRITALTGHVRPVAESTLYPAIKRLEKAGLLARETQPGTVAAPRHVLSLTAGGREELRRRLREPARPDITDENRWFTVLAFLRHLEAPSEQADVLRRRLDFLEEPASFFYEGERPLRAEELDDPFRRGVLSIARATSRAELTWLRATLKDLESDDC, from the coding sequence ATGCTCGAACTCGCCATCCTCGGATTCCTCTACGACGCTCCCCTGCACGGCTACGAGTTGCGCAAGCGCATCACCGCACTCACCGGGCACGTGAGGCCGGTCGCCGAGAGCACCCTGTATCCGGCGATCAAGCGCCTGGAGAAGGCGGGGCTTCTCGCGCGCGAGACCCAGCCGGGCACGGTGGCGGCGCCGCGGCACGTCCTGAGCCTCACCGCCGGGGGCCGCGAGGAGCTGCGGCGCAGGCTGCGCGAGCCCGCGCGGCCCGACATCACCGACGAGAACCGCTGGTTCACCGTGCTGGCCTTCCTGCGCCACCTGGAGGCCCCCTCGGAGCAGGCCGACGTCCTGCGCCGCCGGCTCGACTTCCTTGAGGAGCCGGCGAGCTTCTTCTACGAGGGGGAACGCCCGCTGCGCGCTGAAGAGTTGGACGATCCGTTCAGGCGGGGCGTGCTCTCCATCGCGCGCGCCACCAGCCGCGCCGAGCTCACCTGGCTCCGAGCCACCCTCAAGGACCTGGAATCGGACGACTGTTGA
- a CDS encoding PPOX class F420-dependent oxidoreductase codes for MAHKMTDEEWRAFVSEGTRTAKLSTVRADGSPHIAPVWFVLDGPDIVFNTGKDTVKGRNLARDGRVALCVDDERPPFSFVTIQGRAELSEDPAELLDSATRIGGRYMGADRAEEFGRRNAVPGELVVRVRVEKVVAMGDVAD; via the coding sequence ATGGCACACAAGATGACCGATGAGGAATGGCGGGCCTTCGTCTCCGAGGGGACCCGCACCGCCAAGCTGTCCACCGTGCGGGCCGACGGGAGCCCGCACATCGCGCCCGTCTGGTTCGTCCTGGACGGCCCCGACATCGTGTTCAACACCGGTAAGGACACGGTCAAGGGCCGCAACCTCGCCCGCGACGGGCGCGTGGCGCTGTGCGTCGACGACGAGCGGCCGCCCTTCTCGTTCGTGACGATCCAGGGCCGCGCCGAACTGAGCGAGGACCCGGCCGAGTTGCTGGATTCGGCCACCCGGATCGGCGGCCGCTACATGGGAGCGGACCGCGCCGAGGAGTTCGGCCGGCGCAATGCCGTGCCGGGCGAACTCGTCGTCCGCGTACGGGTCGAGAAGGTCGTGGCCATGGGTGACGTGGCCGACTGA
- a CDS encoding class I SAM-dependent methyltransferase has translation MSDDATRVQEFFAARAADWDSRFPDDGPAYAAAVDALGLRPGGRVLDAGCGTGRALPALRTAVGPSGTVLGADLTPAMLAAAVRAGRDRDGHLLLTDVARLPLGTGVLDAVFGAGLISHLPQPPENLRELARVVRPGGLLALFHPIGRAALAARHGRQLTPDDLRAEHNLRPLLAGAGWRVTSYVDEDERFLALAERAG, from the coding sequence ATGAGCGATGACGCCACGCGTGTGCAGGAGTTCTTCGCGGCCCGTGCCGCCGACTGGGACTCCCGCTTCCCCGACGACGGTCCGGCCTACGCGGCGGCGGTGGACGCCCTCGGGTTGCGGCCGGGCGGCAGGGTGCTGGACGCGGGCTGCGGCACCGGCCGGGCGCTGCCCGCGCTGAGGACGGCCGTGGGCCCTTCGGGCACGGTGCTGGGAGCCGACCTGACCCCGGCGATGCTGGCGGCCGCGGTGCGGGCCGGCCGGGACCGCGACGGGCACCTGCTGCTCACGGACGTGGCCCGACTGCCGTTGGGCACGGGGGTACTGGACGCGGTGTTCGGCGCGGGCCTCATCTCCCACCTGCCGCAACCGCCGGAGAATCTGCGCGAGTTGGCGCGCGTGGTCCGTCCGGGCGGCCTGCTGGCCCTCTTCCACCCGATCGGCCGGGCGGCGCTCGCGGCGCGTCACGGACGGCAGCTCACCCCGGACGACCTGCGGGCCGAGCACAATCTGCGTCCTCTGCTCGCCGGTGCGGGCTGGCGCGTGACCTCGTACGTCGACGAGGACGAGCGCTTCCTTGCGCTGGCGGAGCGCGCGGGCTGA
- a CDS encoding tetratricopeptide repeat protein: MSGTVDERDALLAEAVRLRETGHREEARERLLALRTRFPDDARVAYQTAWVHDTLGLEAAAVPHYVAALAGTELSEDDRRGALLGLGSTYRTLGRFAEAVATLSDATVEFPDDNALRTFLAMALYNAGRAHDGMRLLLSVLAETSADPDIVGYRAAIEHYAKDLDAVEPTA; this comes from the coding sequence CGCGCTGCTCGCCGAGGCCGTACGGCTGCGGGAGACCGGGCACCGCGAGGAGGCTCGCGAGCGGCTCCTCGCGCTCCGCACCCGCTTCCCCGACGACGCCCGTGTCGCTTACCAGACGGCGTGGGTCCACGACACGCTCGGCCTGGAAGCGGCCGCCGTGCCGCACTATGTCGCCGCGCTGGCGGGCACCGAACTGTCGGAGGACGACCGGCGCGGCGCCCTTCTCGGTCTCGGCAGCACCTACCGCACCCTCGGCCGTTTCGCCGAGGCCGTGGCGACCCTGAGCGACGCGACCGTCGAGTTCCCGGACGACAACGCGCTCAGGACGTTCCTGGCGATGGCCCTGTACAACGCGGGCCGCGCGCACGACGGGATGCGCCTGCTCCTGTCGGTCCTGGCCGAGACCAGCGCCGACCCGGACATCGTGGGGTACCGCGCGGCGATCGAGCACTACGCCAAGGACCTGGACGCCGTCGAGCCCACCGCGTAG